A genomic stretch from Erigeron canadensis isolate Cc75 chromosome 9, C_canadensis_v1, whole genome shotgun sequence includes:
- the LOC122583509 gene encoding uncharacterized protein LOC122583509, whose translation MSTSSSASEEYNFLTNTVTQMNTLFNPEIASVAFELCNEEESNDNTSSSRVPRTRRVLSRDHTGSAVRLWNDYFSDAPTFSADYFRRRFRMRKHMFIRICQAIHSFSAIEPLPKHFQVFQKNQTDCTGRHGFNIFQKCTSAIRQLAYGANPDQLDEYLHMGRATSMECLNNFCKCVYYLYHNEYLRKPISEDVQRLVSKHEQVHGFPGMLGSIDCMHWGWRNCPVAWQGQYTRGDKGHPTIMLEAVASYDLWIWHASFGPAGSNNDINMLNESDLFKDRAPALQYTVNGEEFTKGYYLADGIYPEWATLVKSFKCPMDSKSGKFKRYQEAARKDVKRAFGVLQGRWAILKHNARPFSVNKIKRIMYACVILHNMIVQDNGNAISDFEEDYLSDPTNVPTRTWDERVATQMRAFGELRDRRTHHRLRTALVEHVWNLPENYRQR comes from the coding sequence ATGTCTACTTCATCATCCGCAAGTGAAGAATACAATTTTCTTACCAACACCGTTACGCAAATGAACACGCTATTTAATCCAGAGATCGCAAGCGTCGCTTTTGAGCTTTGTAACGAAGAAGAGTCAAACGATAACACGTCTAGTTCGCGTGTTCCTAGAACCAGAAGGGTTTTATCACGAGATCATACTGGATCCGCGGTACGTTTATGGAATGATTACTTTTCCGATGCACCAACGTTCTCGGCCGATTATTTCCGACGAAGATTTCGAATGCGCAAACATATGTTTATCCGCATATGCCAAGCTATACATAGCTTTAGCGCCATCGAACCCCTACCCAAACACTTTCaggtttttcaaaaaaatcaaaccGATTGCACTGGTAGGCATGGTTtcaacattttccaaaaatgtacTTCCGCCATACGTCAACTGGCGTATGGTGCTAATCCTGACCAACTAGATGAGTATTTGCATATGGGTCGTGCAACTTCAATGGAATGtttaaataacttttgtaagtgtgtttattatttatatcataatgAGTACTTGAGAAAGCCGATAAGTGAAGATGTCCAACGTTTGGTAAGCAAGCATGAACAGGTACATGGTTTTCCTGGTATGCTTGGTAGTattgattgtatgcattggggTTGGAGAAACTGTCCAGTGGCTTGGCAAGGGCAGTACACACGAGGCGACAAAGGACATCCAACGATCATGCTTGAAGCAGTAGCTTcgtatgatttgtggatttggcatgcttccTTTGGCCCCGCaggttcgaacaacgacatcaacatGCTTAATGAATCAGATTTGTTCAAAGATAGGGCTCCTGCACTCCAATATACTGTTAACGGTGAAGAGTTTACCAAGGGATATTATCTAGCTGACGGTATTTATCCGGAATGGGCGACACTAGTCAAGTCTTTTAAATGCCCGATGGATTCAAAGAGTGGAAAGTTCAAGCGTTATCAAGaggctgcaagaaaggatgtcAAACGAGCTTTCGGGGTGCTTCAAGGTCGTTGGGCAATCCTTAAACATAATGCCCGCCCGTTTTCGGTGAACAAAATAAAACGTATTATGTATGCTTGTGTTATTCTACACAACATGATTGTTCAAGACAACGGTAACGCAATATCCGACTTTGAGGAAGATTATTTGTCCGATCCAACTAATGTGCCAACACGTACGTGGGATGAAAGGGTTGCAACGCAAATGCGGGCCTTCGGGGAGTTACGTGATAGAAGGACGCACCATCGACTTCGCACTGCTCTAGTGgaacatgtttggaacctccCGGAGAATTACCGTCAACGTTGA
- the LOC122583508 gene encoding uncharacterized mitochondrial protein AtMg00310-like, protein MPKTVRNKLEALRSSFFWGGSTNKRKIHWVKWDSFLASKESGGIGIGSLEAMNFALLYKWGWRGLKKTDSLWVRVISDIHGGDCFYNMSAKSKGTWKNIMLVANHIHQKAILPRDVISRKVGNGKLTRFWIDTWCSSQHLASRFKRLFAIDTVKDCLIHERRSDTSWTWKWRRDLRDGHEKKQLTNLLSILPSTLTHEDDTWSWSFEEKSEFSISQIRKYIDNKCLDHSVNSNLWNKWVPKKINVFI, encoded by the coding sequence atgccaaaaactGTTAGAAATAAATTGGAAGCTTTGAGGTCTTCATTCTTTTGGGGCGGGTCCACTAATAAGAGAAAAATTCATTGGGTTAAGTGGGACTCGTTTCTTGCGAGTAAGGAAAGTGGCGGCATTGGAATTGGAAGCTTAGAAGCCATGAACTTTGCACTTTTATATAAGTGGGGATGGCGAGGTTTGAAGAAGACTGATAGTCTTTGGGTTCGAGTAATTTCTGATATTCATGGTGGAGATTGCTTCTACAACATGTCTGCGAAATCGAAAGGTACATGGAAAAACATAATGCTGGTCGCGAATCACATTCATCAGAAGGCTATTTTACCAAGGGATGTCATAAGTAGGAAAGTCGGCAATGGGAAGTTAACTAGATTTTGGATAGACACATGGTGTAGCAGTCAACATTTAGCTTCCCGGTTTAAACGTTTATTTGCCATAGATACTGTTAAGGATTGCTTGATTCACGAGAGACGTTCAGATACTTCATGGACATGGAAATGGAGACGCGATCTCAGGGATGGACACGAAAAGAAGCAGCTTACTAACTTGCTGAGCATTCTGCCCAGTACATTAACTCATGAAGATGACACATGGTCTTGGAGTTTTGAAGAAAAATCTGAATTCTCTATCTCCCAAATCCGTAAGTACATTGATAATAAATGCCTTGATCATTCTGTTAATTCTAATCTTTGGAATAAATGGGTGCCGAAAAAGATTAATGTTTTTATATAG